The Euwallacea similis isolate ESF13 chromosome 12, ESF131.1, whole genome shotgun sequence region CTGCCTTGGTGAGGGTTTGcactgaaaaataaacacgTTGTTGACGCCTCTACTTTATGCATAAGCATTTCATCAGTATTACCTGGAAATGTTCGCCTCTTTGTTGACGTTCTTGGAGTCATCTTGTAAACTGCCAGAATTATTGGAGTCTTCCGAACCTGCGTTTGATTCGACATCATCCTCGTCCTCAAATTCTGTAGGTTCTCGCTTCAGTGATGTCATACTTAAGTCTAGGCCGCTCATTTGTTCTTTGACTGCGTTGTTCAATGCTGAGAGGTCACTCATATCTCCTGcaaaaacatttcttcatgtttttaaaagttgacTGACATTGATTTCACCACTTACCCGTGGGCAGCAAACCTCTTGATATCAACGCCGCCAAACTAGTGTTGGCTGCAAGGTAAGGAGGGTAAGGCAAGGGAACTCCTGCTAGTCCCATTCTTTCCTTACTGAGCTCCATAAGTCTTTGGTTCAGCAACACTCTAAAATGCACAGGGTCAAAGGGCTGCTGCGAGGAGTTTTGGTCGCGTGGAGGAAGATCGGAAGGCATGCCATGGGGCACCTGCTGCTTCAGCCGCATTCGATGATTATGGAACCAATTGGTAATAGTTCTACTGCTCAAAGTCAGTTCTTGAGCCAGGAATTCTATAGTTGCCACGTTTGGGTAGGGATCCAGTGCGAAAGCTAGACGTAGTGCTTCTTTCTGCTCTTCACTGAAGAGGACTCTTTGTTTCTTTGCACTGGCTGGACCTTGGGGTCCAGGGCTGTTTGAGTGGTAGAATTCAGAAGTGTCATTACTGGAAGTGTCACTGGAGTTATCGTGACCCGGGCCAGAACTTCGTCGACGTTTATTCGCCTCTCGGCGTTCATTTTTCAATGCTTGCAACCTATAGATTTcatggaaaaacaaaattatttgccgGCCCCAATATTATTCTTAATTTACTCTCAATGTTACCTGTCTATGTTATGGGTGTCTTGCAGCCACAGCTGCATTCGGATAAACGGTTCTCGCCCCTTAATTGACAGCATATGCCACGGCTTGGGTTTGGAAAGCAACTCACTTACTGAACCTTGAGATAATCCTAGGACAGCTTCACCGAAGATCTGGAAACAATGAAGCATTTGGCTTGTTTTACTCAAACACCTAAAGCTCCATAATACCTTCTGTCCAATGTTGTTCGCCAACAGCGCTTCTTTAATCTTGGTAGTAATCACTTGCGTATCTAAATCTTGGGTCAAAGCAGCCATCTCATAAACACTCGGACTCATATGTTGATGCATGTTTCTCATACCCTGATGACCCATCGGTGAATGAGCAGAAAGGCTTTGCATGGTCTGCTGCTTCTTCAACATCTCCTGGTTTTGAAGCGCCAAGGCGTGGTGAGGTGGAAGACCGAGGTGGTTTAGGAGTTggttttgaggtatttgagCGCCTGGGGGGCCTAGTGGAGGTGGTTGGGGTGGAGCCACTTGAGGAGGGCCTGAAAACAGTGGCATTGATTAGCTTTTCGTGCAgttaaaaaacagaatttttaacGAGAAGCAAGATTTGATGAAACATAAGAAATTTCGGAGTTAGAAACTTTAAGATGTTCATTAACCTATGTTGATTGAGTGCACAAAGTACGAGTCTCCTTTAAAGCTTTTCCAATAATTGAGTCACCGTACCGAGGATAACTGGGGGTGGAATAATGGTAAAGGAAATAAGGCATAGAAAGAGAACATTATAAAGTGGAGTGCTGTGCAAGAAGTAAAGGAAGGGCCTAATTAGTCGTTTTATGTgggttaattgaaaaatccagatttaatttttttttatatcttcaaAATTCTACTACTTACTTACCTAATTGCATGGAAGTTGGTAGGAGACCCTGCGAGTCTTGCTGGATTTTACTCAATAAGCCTGCAGCCTCTGATAGCATTTTTTGGTTTGGAGGGAGATTTGGTTTCGATAATGGCGTGGCACAACCTGcagaaaacaaatttgtacCTCTCAAACATGATGCGCCTGAGAGGCACTCACTGTTTCCATATCCCCCAGTTCTCATTAACTTCTCAGGAGCAATCTTGTATTGACTGGCAACTAATTTATGCACAGCGTCTCCATCTTCCAAGAACATCTTCATTCTTATAAAGGGCTCTCGACCTTTCTGAGTCAGCATATGCCAAGGTTTTGGTCTGGCTAATAAATCGCTTACTGACCCTTGACTGAGGCCTAGCACACTCTCTCCAAACAACCGTTGTGATATTGAATACTGGCTAAGCTGttccttaacttttttaacgATATCTTCGGTATTTAAGTTGTTGTAGAGATCAAACTGCTGCTGAGTAATGGGGGGCAACACTGCCTTGAGGGGGCGTTGGCTGCTTGAGTGATGCGGCTGAGATGGTGGCTGTGAGATCAGAGAGTTTGTAATTGAGGCCATGCGCTGTAGAGGAGAAGCTGTCGCTGAAACTacgaaattatttatattgagATAGGTTCTTTAGTTTGCAGAGATTGTTTCAACTTACCACCAAAGTCTTCACTACTAGGGGTCATAGGAGGCAATATGGCATTTCCCAATGGGCTGGAAGCTGTGCTATTACCACTGGCTGCAGTCCCAGGTTCCAGTTTGGGTCTAACCAAAGTAAAGGCGCTTGCGGAATGTCTAGACATTGAATCGTCCTCTTTTTCCTTGCCATCATCCAGCCCGTTGACCGTCTTGGCTTTTTCTTTAGGCAGGGAGAGATCTTGGACGCCACCATTCGAACTCTGAGAacgtttttaattactttttgtatTCGTTATGAGTCGAAAAAGTTACCTGATGGGGAGTCATTTGCTGGCCTTGTTGCTGGTTCTGCTGGTGTTGGGCCAGAGCCTGCTGTTGAAGGGCCAACAGTCCAAGAGGCATTTGCGCGGGTTGGTTTTGGTTGAGCTTGGCAATTTCTCGATGATAAGCGTCTAAAGCCATGCGAATTTCCTCGGATCGGTCCATGGGGTTGTTGCTGAAGAATTGGGGGAGGAACATACTGAACATTAGGTTTAGTGCTGCTCAAAATCGGGTGCTCCTAAGTCAATGAAGAAATAGACTCACCCAGGAGGAAACCCTTCTCTAGGGCTGCGCATGTCCTCCATTCTCCTGCCCATGAGCTTGGCCAGCTCTTCCTGGTAGATTCTGACCACCTTCTCCTGAGAAATATCGTCATTTTCGTACTTTTTGAGCCTTTTGCTCAGAGACGACTCTTTGGAGAAGGGGCTGCTACAGCCGTGTGGCGATTTGGAGTCTTCATTGCTGTGAGTGTCCGACTCGGTTTTGATATGCGAGGAAAACTGGTTGGCTTCATTCAGAATGTGCGCCAGTCGGTCATCGGTTAAATCCGGTTCTGGGCGACCGAAGGGTAGCGATCCTTCTTTTCCTGAGGATGAAAAATTATCTGTAAGGATAATTTGGGAAAAAACATTTCAGTTGGGTTGTCTTCAAAAATACTgtatcaaaagtttttaaaagcttAATGGGTAATTAGTGAAATGTGAAGTTAAAGCAAATTAGAGCCTTCGGCATGTTATTGATTGCGTTTCCAGCAAGGTAGCAATTTGCCTGGTAGTTCTTGGATCAACTAACTTTGTAAaggattt contains the following coding sequences:
- the cut gene encoding homeobox protein cut isoform X4, with the translated sequence MQPTTAANVPPSGGEMDLQTMQSMEWLFKKERIYLLAQFWQQRATLAEKEVTTLKEQLSGNNGTNNCENKDTSNMDRQSFESEIATKDKEINQLLEEVQRLQGCITKIQESSITQISRLEDQLEQKRQHIVRLETKLDLQKDYEELRRQVTILRSNLVNDPQGKDIELLLEKTRVQVQEQRDKSPSRESDGVADHQSALQLPTLPVSPPSSLPHPFQNVDAFGSLLGEEIVSSWRKNIESHQKSPSVDGVVKSTTPLLENKVEKSSTASTPQPIDHSPVENLVNGNPKSPHEDNNNHNNHNNNIPLPATFVNNFLRSEDSLKSPYRFEEHRSPFKFAEDLGMAPGSMVGRLGESLIPKGDPMEAKLQEMLRYNMDKYASQNLDTLNISRRVRELLSIHNIGQRLFAKYVLGLSQGTVSELLSKPKPWDKLTEKGRDSYRKMHAWACDEAAIMLLKSLIPKKDNFSSSGKEGSLPFGRPEPDLTDDRLAHILNEANQFSSHIKTESDTHSNEDSKSPHGCSSPFSKESSLSKRLKKYENDDISQEKVVRIYQEELAKLMGRRMEDMRSPREGFPPGMFLPQFFSNNPMDRSEEIRMALDAYHREIAKLNQNQPAQMPLGLLALQQQALAQHQQNQQQGQQMTPHQSSNGGVQDLSLPKEKAKTVNGLDDGKEKEDDSMSRHSASAFTLVRPKLEPGTAASGNSTASSPLGNAILPPMTPSSEDFGVSATASPLQRMASITNSLISQPPSQPHHSSSQRPLKAVLPPITQQQFDLYNNLNTEDIVKKVKEQLSQYSISQRLFGESVLGLSQGSVSDLLARPKPWHMLTQKGREPFIRMKMFLEDGDAVHKLVASQYKIAPEKLMRTGGYGNSCATPLSKPNLPPNQKMLSEAAGLLSKIQQDSQGLLPTSMQLGPPQVAPPQPPPLGPPGAQIPQNQLLNHLGLPPHHALALQNQEMLKKQQTMQSLSAHSPMGHQGMRNMHQHMSPSVYEMAALTQDLDTQVITTKIKEALLANNIGQKIFGEAVLGLSQGSVSELLSKPKPWHMLSIKGREPFIRMQLWLQDTHNIDRLQALKNERREANKRRRSSGPGHDNSSDTSSNDTSEFYHSNSPGPQGPASAKKQRVLFSEEQKEALRLAFALDPYPNVATIEFLAQELTLSSRTITNWFHNHRMRLKQQVPHGMPSDLPPRDQNSSQQPFDPVHFRVLLNQRLMELSKERMGLAGVPLPYPPYLAANTSLAALISRGLLPTGDMSDLSALNNAVKEQMSGLDLSMTSLKREPTEFEDEDDVESNAGSEDSNNSGSLQDDSKNVNKEANISSANPHQGRSSRRKPAAPMWVNPHWEEEKNSHQGQEKSTTNQDEVIINGVCVMQTDDNYTPRRTSTEETIRVEPQAVLDRYEDDRSDTSSVSNEGIHEQTHECERDNRHEADTEITEARTEEAEIDRDSDSDRKQMKTETEEERWGDLM
- the cut gene encoding homeobox protein cut isoform X3; translation: MQPTTAANVPPSGGEMDLQTMQSMEWLFKKERIYLLAQFWQQRATLAEKEVTTLKEQLSGNNGTNNCENKDTSNMDRQSFESEIATKDKEINQLLEEVQRLQGCITKIQESSITQISRLEDQLEQKRQHIVRLETKLDLQKDYEELRRQVTILRSNLVNDPQGKDIELLLEKTRVQVQEQRDKSPSRESDGVADHQSALQLPTLPVSPPSSLPHPFQNVDAFGSLLGEEIVSSWRKNIESHQKSPSVDGVVKSTTPLLENKVEKSSTASTPQPIDHSPVENLVNGNPKSPHEDNNNHNNHNNNIPLPATFVNNFLRSEDSLKSPYRFEEHRSPFKFAEDLGMAPGSMVGRLGESLIPKGDPMEAKLQEMLRYNMDKYASQNLDTLNISRRVRELLSIHNIGQRLFAKYVLGLSQGTVSELLSKPKPWDKLTEKGRDSYRKMHAWACDEAAIMLLKSLIPKKDNFSSSGKEGSLPFGRPEPDLTDDRLAHILNEANQFSSHIKTESDTHSNEDSKSPHGCSSPFSKESSLSKRLKKYENDDISQEKVVRIYQEELAKLMGRRMEDMRSPREGFPPGNNPMDRSEEIRMALDAYHREIAKLNQNQPAQMPLGLLALQQQALAQHQQNQQQGQQMTPHQSSNGGVQDLSLPKEKAKTVNGLDDGKEKEDDSMSRHSASAFTLVRPKLEPGTAASGNSTASSPLGNAILPPMTPSSEDFGVSATASPLQRMASITNSLISQPPSQPHHSSSQRPLKAVLPPITQQQFDLYNNLNTEDIVKKVKEQLSQYSISQRLFGESVLGLSQGSVSDLLARPKPWHMLTQKGREPFIRMKMFLEDGDAVHKLVASQYKIAPEKLMRTGGYGNSECLSGASCLRGTNLFSAGCATPLSKPNLPPNQKMLSEAAGLLSKIQQDSQGLLPTSMQLGPPQVAPPQPPPLGPPGAQIPQNQLLNHLGLPPHHALALQNQEMLKKQQTMQSLSAHSPMGHQGMRNMHQHMSPSVYEMAALTQDLDTQVITTKIKEALLANNIGQKIFGEAVLGLSQGSVSELLSKPKPWHMLSIKGREPFIRMQLWLQDTHNIDRLQALKNERREANKRRRSSGPGHDNSSDTSSNDTSEFYHSNSPGPQGPASAKKQRVLFSEEQKEALRLAFALDPYPNVATIEFLAQELTLSSRTITNWFHNHRMRLKQQVPHGMPSDLPPRDQNSSQQPFDPVHFRVLLNQRLMELSKERMGLAGVPLPYPPYLAANTSLAALISRGLLPTGDMSDLSALNNAVKEQMSGLDLSMTSLKREPTEFEDEDDVESNAGSEDSNNSGSLQDDSKNVNKEANISSANPHQGRSSRRKPAAPMWVNPHWEEEKNSHQGQEKSTTNQDEVIINGVCVMQTDDNYTPRRTSTEETIRVEPQAVLDRYEDDRSDTSSVSNEGIHEQTHECERDNRHEADTEITEARTEEAEIDRDSDSDRKQMKTETEEERWGDLM
- the cut gene encoding homeobox protein cut isoform X5 translates to MQPTTAANVPPSGGEMDLQTMQSMEWLFKKERIYLLAQFWQQRATLAEKEVTTLKEQLSGNNGTNNCENKDTSNMDRQSFESEIATKDKEINQLLEEVQRLQGCITKIQESSITQISRLEDQLEQKRQHIVRLETKLDLQKDYEELRRQVTILRSNLVNDPQGKDIELLLEKTRVQVQEQRDKSPSRESDDGVVKSTTPLLENKVEKSSTASTPQPIDHSPVENLVNGNPKSPHEDNNNHNNHNNNIPLPATFVNNFLRSEDSLKSPYRFEEHRSPFKFAEDLGMAPGSMVGRLGESLIPKGDPMEAKLQEMLRYNMDKYASQNLDTLNISRRVRELLSIHNIGQRLFAKYVLGLSQGTVSELLSKPKPWDKLTEKGRDSYRKMHAWACDEAAIMLLKSLIPKKDNFSSSGKEGSLPFGRPEPDLTDDRLAHILNEANQFSSHIKTESDTHSNEDSKSPHGCSSPFSKESSLSKRLKKYENDDISQEKVVRIYQEELAKLMGRRMEDMRSPREGFPPGMFLPQFFSNNPMDRSEEIRMALDAYHREIAKLNQNQPAQMPLGLLALQQQALAQHQQNQQQGQQMTPHQSSNGGVQDLSLPKEKAKTVNGLDDGKEKEDDSMSRHSASAFTLVRPKLEPGTAASGNSTASSPLGNAILPPMTPSSEDFGVSATASPLQRMASITNSLISQPPSQPHHSSSQRPLKAVLPPITQQQFDLYNNLNTEDIVKKVKEQLSQYSISQRLFGESVLGLSQGSVSDLLARPKPWHMLTQKGREPFIRMKMFLEDGDAVHKLVASQYKIAPEKLMRTGGYGNSECLSGASCLRGTNLFSAGCATPLSKPNLPPNQKMLSEAAGLLSKIQQDSQGLLPTSMQLGPPQVAPPQPPPLGPPGAQIPQNQLLNHLGLPPHHALALQNQEMLKKQQTMQSLSAHSPMGHQGMRNMHQHMSPSVYEMAALTQDLDTQVITTKIKEALLANNIGQKIFGEAVLGLSQGSVSELLSKPKPWHMLSIKGREPFIRMQLWLQDTHNIDRLQALKNERREANKRRRSSGPGHDNSSDTSSNDTSEFYHSNSPGPQGPASAKKQRVLFSEEQKEALRLAFALDPYPNVATIEFLAQELTLSSRTITNWFHNHRMRLKQQVPHGMPSDLPPRDQNSSQQPFDPVHFRVLLNQRLMELSKERMGLAGVPLPYPPYLAANTSLAALISRGLLPTGDMSDLSALNNAVKEQMSGLDLSMTSLKREPTEFEDEDDVESNAGSEDSNNSGSLQDDSKNVNKEANISSANPHQGRSSRRKPAAPMWVNPHWEEEKNSHQGQEKSTTNQDEVIINGVCVMQTDDNYTPRRTSTEETIRVEPQAVLDRYEDDRSDTSSVSNEGIHEQTHECERDNRHEADTEITEARTEEAEIDRDSDSDRKQMKTETEEERWGDLM
- the cut gene encoding homeobox protein cut isoform X2; translation: MQPTTAANVPPSGGEMDLQTMQSMEWLFKKERIYLLAQFWQQRATLAEKEVTTLKEQLSGNNGTNNCENKDTSNMDRQSFESEIATKDKEINQLLEEVQRLQGCITKIQESSITQISRLEDQLEQKRQHIVRLETKLDLQKDYEELRRQVTILRSNLVNDPQGKDIELLLEKTRVQVQEQRDKSPSRESDGVADHQSALQLPTLPVSPPSSLPHPFQNVDAFGSLLGEEIVSSWRKNIESHQKSPSVDGVVKSTTPLLENKVEKSSTASTPQPIDHSPVENLVNGNPKSPHEDNNNHNNHNNNIPLPATFVNNFLRSEDSLKSPYRFEEHRSPFKFAEDLGMAPGSMVGRLGESLIPKGDPMEAKLQEMLRYNMDKYASQNLDTLNISRRVRELLSIHNIGQRLFAKYVLGLSQGTVSELLSKPKPWDKLTEKGRDSYRKMHAWACDEAAIMLLKSLIPKKGKEGSLPFGRPEPDLTDDRLAHILNEANQFSSHIKTESDTHSNEDSKSPHGCSSPFSKESSLSKRLKKYENDDISQEKVVRIYQEELAKLMGRRMEDMRSPREGFPPGMFLPQFFSNNPMDRSEEIRMALDAYHREIAKLNQNQPAQMPLGLLALQQQALAQHQQNQQQGQQMTPHQSSNGGVQDLSLPKEKAKTVNGLDDGKEKEDDSMSRHSASAFTLVRPKLEPGTAASGNSTASSPLGNAILPPMTPSSEDFGVSATASPLQRMASITNSLISQPPSQPHHSSSQRPLKAVLPPITQQQFDLYNNLNTEDIVKKVKEQLSQYSISQRLFGESVLGLSQGSVSDLLARPKPWHMLTQKGREPFIRMKMFLEDGDAVHKLVASQYKIAPEKLMRTGGYGNSECLSGASCLRGTNLFSAGCATPLSKPNLPPNQKMLSEAAGLLSKIQQDSQGLLPTSMQLGPPQVAPPQPPPLGPPGAQIPQNQLLNHLGLPPHHALALQNQEMLKKQQTMQSLSAHSPMGHQGMRNMHQHMSPSVYEMAALTQDLDTQVITTKIKEALLANNIGQKIFGEAVLGLSQGSVSELLSKPKPWHMLSIKGREPFIRMQLWLQDTHNIDRLQALKNERREANKRRRSSGPGHDNSSDTSSNDTSEFYHSNSPGPQGPASAKKQRVLFSEEQKEALRLAFALDPYPNVATIEFLAQELTLSSRTITNWFHNHRMRLKQQVPHGMPSDLPPRDQNSSQQPFDPVHFRVLLNQRLMELSKERMGLAGVPLPYPPYLAANTSLAALISRGLLPTGDMSDLSALNNAVKEQMSGLDLSMTSLKREPTEFEDEDDVESNAGSEDSNNSGSLQDDSKNVNKEANISSANPHQGRSSRRKPAAPMWVNPHWEEEKNSHQGQEKSTTNQDEVIINGVCVMQTDDNYTPRRTSTEETIRVEPQAVLDRYEDDRSDTSSVSNEGIHEQTHECERDNRHEADTEITEARTEEAEIDRDSDSDRKQMKTETEEERWGDLM
- the cut gene encoding homeobox protein cut isoform X1 codes for the protein MQPTTAANVPPSGGEMDLQTMQSMEWLFKKERIYLLAQFWQQRATLAEKEVTTLKEQLSGNNGTNNCENKDTSNMDRQSFESEIATKDKEINQLLEEVQRLQGCITKIQESSITQISRLEDQLEQKRQHIVRLETKLDLQKDYEELRRQVTILRSNLVNDPQGKDIELLLEKTRVQVQEQRDKSPSRESDGVADHQSALQLPTLPVSPPSSLPHPFQNVDAFGSLLGEEIVSSWRKNIESHQKSPSVDGVVKSTTPLLENKVEKSSTASTPQPIDHSPVENLVNGNPKSPHEDNNNHNNHNNNIPLPATFVNNFLRSEDSLKSPYRFEEHRSPFKFAEDLGMAPGSMVGRLGESLIPKGDPMEAKLQEMLRYNMDKYASQNLDTLNISRRVRELLSIHNIGQRLFAKYVLGLSQGTVSELLSKPKPWDKLTEKGRDSYRKMHAWACDEAAIMLLKSLIPKKDNFSSSGKEGSLPFGRPEPDLTDDRLAHILNEANQFSSHIKTESDTHSNEDSKSPHGCSSPFSKESSLSKRLKKYENDDISQEKVVRIYQEELAKLMGRRMEDMRSPREGFPPGMFLPQFFSNNPMDRSEEIRMALDAYHREIAKLNQNQPAQMPLGLLALQQQALAQHQQNQQQGQQMTPHQSSNGGVQDLSLPKEKAKTVNGLDDGKEKEDDSMSRHSASAFTLVRPKLEPGTAASGNSTASSPLGNAILPPMTPSSEDFGVSATASPLQRMASITNSLISQPPSQPHHSSSQRPLKAVLPPITQQQFDLYNNLNTEDIVKKVKEQLSQYSISQRLFGESVLGLSQGSVSDLLARPKPWHMLTQKGREPFIRMKMFLEDGDAVHKLVASQYKIAPEKLMRTGGYGNSECLSGASCLRGTNLFSAGCATPLSKPNLPPNQKMLSEAAGLLSKIQQDSQGLLPTSMQLGPPQVAPPQPPPLGPPGAQIPQNQLLNHLGLPPHHALALQNQEMLKKQQTMQSLSAHSPMGHQGMRNMHQHMSPSVYEMAALTQDLDTQVITTKIKEALLANNIGQKIFGEAVLGLSQGSVSELLSKPKPWHMLSIKGREPFIRMQLWLQDTHNIDRLQALKNERREANKRRRSSGPGHDNSSDTSSNDTSEFYHSNSPGPQGPASAKKQRVLFSEEQKEALRLAFALDPYPNVATIEFLAQELTLSSRTITNWFHNHRMRLKQQVPHGMPSDLPPRDQNSSQQPFDPVHFRVLLNQRLMELSKERMGLAGVPLPYPPYLAANTSLAALISRGLLPTGDMSDLSALNNAVKEQMSGLDLSMTSLKREPTEFEDEDDVESNAGSEDSNNSGSLQDDSKNVNKEANISSANPHQGRSSRRKPAAPMWVNPHWEEEKNSHQGQEKSTTNQDEVIINGVCVMQTDDNYTPRRTSTEETIRVEPQAVLDRYEDDRSDTSSVSNEGIHEQTHECERDNRHEADTEITEARTEEAEIDRDSDSDRKQMKTETEEERWGDLM